Proteins encoded by one window of Plasmodium falciparum 3D7 genome assembly, chromosome: 4:
- a CDS encoding LITAF-like zinc finger protein, putative: MTGFNGKDQLTEMNVLQNEMKDININDSIHNEDSNIKHNIYNNEMINSNNNNNNNNIYNDHNNNSHMYNNIYKNNSYNDGNSTCSGNNNTYNDNNFLNDRGEEDEDYYYNNNNNNINNNNINNNINNNNINNNYNNNYNNNYISSSNNYNNKSPNEVKEILNCDYCNKHVYPLIKTYTPLFVYIMIIILFVFISFFTIFLLPLLYLTFKQKKYICPYCEKNLTSSEKLFKVKRENQILTFQFPKCAIIISAKYLALFLSLIFLIFFFYIIRITSHFNLDNFVKGPYITSSWIDYLEDCGNKSQFRNKFNSIHNFKKLYYSNTVLWRGNFFQIKEGFLNSNSLYIKMNPSEYKYDRPDIRALFNNNLISQIENLQKNDYIEFECTLIEISKNKSPHLCLLWNVKLIEKYQPKNLSMVDFVKHLSILDMINSHANPNPFFINLNNKDSDAPASIKILHFSSNGFNEPNIIHTNDPYMLNIMEREHMEPNMKFGHFERKSLPFFDDEEEEDEQEDEQEEEEREGDNEDGHPYEFNQYEEPFINDPDDDINIFDDTMYAVPRNVSSFNHNSETFKNDMHPYEYEVSSMYDRDVREEKGQILKDNEHDNKRDNIKDNEHDNIKDSEHDNIKDSEHDNIKDNEHDNIKDNIKDSEHDNIKDNEHENNQDNIKDNKHENNQDNIKDNEHENNQDNIKDNKHDHIQDNIKDNKHDHIQDNIKDNKHDHNQANIKDSVPLNGQTGVSNDTPQNLSSDASKSVPKDVQNKVKNEKTQTKQIKKKHTKR; the protein is encoded by the coding sequence atGACCGGATTTAATGGTAAAGATCAACTAACCGAAATGAACGTATTACAAAACGAAATGaaggatataaatataaatgatagtATACATAATGAGGATAGTAACATTaagcataatatatataataatgaaatgattaatagtaataataataataataataataatatatataatgatcataataataatagtcatatgtataataatatttataaaaataattcttataatGATGGGAATAGTACATGTAGTGGAAATAACAACACGtacaatgataataattttttgaatgATAGAGGTGAAGAAGACgaagattattattataacaacaataataataatattaataataataatattaataataatattaataataataatattaataataattataataataattataataataattatattagtagtagtaacaattataataataaatcacCAAATGAGgttaaagaaatattaaattgtGATTATTGTAATAAACATGTTTATCCTTTAATTAAAACTTATACTcctttatttgtttatattatgattattatattattcgtatttatatctttttttactatatttttattaccattattatatttaacatttaaacagaagaaatatatttgtcCATATTGTGAAAAGAATTTAACTTCAtcagaaaaattatttaaagtaAAAAGAGAAAATCAAATTTTAACATTTCAATTTCCTAAGTGTGCAATTATTATATCAGCAAAATATTTAGCATTATTTTTgtctttaatatttcttatttttttcttttatattataagaataacTAGTCATTTTAATTTAGATAATTTTGTCAAAGGTCCTTATATCACCTCCTCATGGATAGATTACTTAGAAGACTGTGGTAATAAATCACAATTcagaaataaatttaatagtatacataattttaaaaaattatattatagtaATACTGTTCTTTGGAGAggtaatttttttcaaataaaagAAGGATTTTTAAATAgtaattctttatatatcaaaatgaaTCCAtcagaatataaatatgatagaCCAGATATTAGAGCActctttaataataatttgattTCGCAAATAgaaaatttacaaaaaaatgattatatcgAATTTGAATGTACCTTAATAGaaataagtaaaaataaaagtccACATTTATGTCTTCTATGGAATGTGAAGCTTATAGAAAAATATCAACCAAAAAATTTAAGTATGGTTGATTTTGTAAAACATTTATCCATTCTGGATATGATCAATAGTCATGCTAATCCTAATCCTTTCTTTATCAatctaaataataaagattcAGATGCACCAGCATCTATCAAAATTCTACATTTCTCATCAAATGGATTCAATGAACCTAATATTATACACACTAATGATCcatatatgttaaatattATGGAACGAGAACATATGGAACCTAATATGAAATTTGGACACTTCGAAAGAAAATCTTTGCCCTTTTTTGATGATGAAGAGGAAGAAGATGAACAAGAAGATGaacaagaagaagaagaacgAGAAGGAGACAACGAAGATGGACATCCTTACGAATTTAACCAATATGAGGAACCATTTATAAATGATCCTGATgatgatattaatatattcgaTGATACTATGTATGCAGTTCCTAGAAATGTCTCAAGTTTTAATCACAATTCTGAaacttttaaaaatgatatgcACCCATATGAATATGAGGTCTCATCTATGTATGATCGAGATGTTAGAGAGGAAAAGGGTCAGATCTTAAAAGATAATGAACATGATAATAAAAGAGATAATATAAAGGATAATGaacatgataatataaaggaTAGTGaacatgataatataaaggaTAGTGaacatgataatataaaagataatgaacatgataatataaaagataatataaaggaTAGTGaacatgataatataaaagataatgaACATGAGAACAATCAAGATAACATAAAAGACAATAAACATGAGAACAATCAAGACAACATAAAAGATAATGAACATGAGAACAATCAAGACAACATAAAAGACAATAAACATGATCACATTCAAGACAACATAAAAGACAATAAACATGATCACATTCAAGACAACATAAAAGACAATAAACATGATCACAATCAAgctaatataaaagatagtGTACCCCTTAATGGACAAACGGGTGTATCAAATGATACACCACAAAATTTATCAAGTGATGCATCAAAATCTGTACCAAAGGATGTACAAAATAAagtgaaaaatgaaaagacaCAAACAAAACAgatcaaaaaaaaacacacaaaaagataa
- a CDS encoding 30S ribosomal protein S12, mitochondrial, putative: MFFTLSNKFSYKKGTHVIVKCNPFIINNFFFKKWIYKIPYDKSELIFSKMKNGIIGENKYNNICSNPLLEDNRIISISYMHDDKIMKNKTQITNNNNNNNDNYINNNNNNNNGIFISTHTSYHSYLFNSVKRSFSTKNIRGRLFYKRRPKQIPKLKKKNWRSKWLEGAPQKRGICLKVRVQTPKKPNSGLKKIARVRLSTGRIVSVYIPGIGHNLNTHSIILVRGGRCKDIPGCNYKAIRGVYDLLPVKNRFRGRSKYGVKLSEDKRKHLLERYNFKHITIKKDRDEFNKYKWFNYVDKDKKLREKPLDPEENVPINIFHFNTYYRNKKFQQNSDA, from the coding sequence ATGTTTTTTACCTTATCCAATAAGTTTAGTTATAAAAAAGGTACCCATGTAATTGTAAAATGTAatccttttattataaataattttttctttaaaaaatggatatataaaataccATATGATAAGAgtgaattaattttttcaaaaatgaaaaatgggATAATCggggaaaataaatataataacatatgtaGTAATCCTTTGTTAGAAGATAATCGTATTATAAGTATATCATATATGcatgatgataaaataatgaaaaataaaacccAAATaacaaacaataataataataataatgataattatattaataataataataataataataatggtatATTTATTAGTACACATACATCTTATCATTCCTATTTGTTCAACAGTGTAAAACGTTCATTTAGCACAAAAAATATTCGAGGaagattattttataaaagaagaCCAAAGCAAATACCAAaactaaaaaagaaaaactgGAGATCTAAATGGTTAGAAGGAGCTCCACAAAAAAGAGGAATATGTTTAAAGGTTCGGGTTCAAACACCAAAGAAACCAAATTCTGGTTTAAAGAAAATAGCTAGAGTCAGGTTATCTACGGGTAGAATCGTATCTGTATATATACCAGGTATAGGACATAACCTAAATACTCATAGTATTATATTAGTAAGAGGTGGTAGATGTAAAGATATTCCTGGATGTAATTATAAAGCGATCAGAGGTGTATATGACTTATTACCAGTAAAAAATAGATTTCGTGGTAGAAGTAAATATGGTGTTAAACTTTCAGAAGATAAAAGAAAACATTTATTAGAaagatataattttaaacatATCACTATTAAAAAAGATAGAGATGAattcaataaatataaatggttCAATTATGTAGACAAAGATAAAAAACTACGCGAAAAACCATTAGACCCTGAAGAAAATGTACCTATTAATATCTTCCATTTTAATACTTACTACaggaataaaaaatttcaaCAAAATAGTGATGCCTGA
- a CDS encoding phosphopantothenoylcysteine synthetase, putative, translated as MKEDYFAEDPKFFNKKLRPKNLDEILKFLKEKFILNDEDKIILITSGGTKVPLEKIEIRNIDNFSTGKRGTLICEYFLKINKKVIFLHRKGSYIPFEYHLKDLAKMENLKVEENNIRFNLTKENERNILIDNLQNYKMYYNNLFLISYDTIFEYGFYLIEISNLLNELMINKYQNTFLLKNIYHKLKQEHNINNLLLYEIFYSTNNILNDMLLFFMSIQNKKCSEISKHQNTSYKLYYKLLLFLNLRFDVYSNNQFFINIQLFFKYIFSLLSNIIQMKEKYNIQQEEIQNIILYIQMLIKNFNSNVLQNNINEQEVIHNNININNIKEEQIIPNNIKNIHNNDNINHCDDNKINNPDNHLLNTDTYILHNNNPSCNDYNLNNLSFNINKYINEEKGKNKKTNQHISEQFLFPTHLVIMCAAASDFYIPYDEMHENKIDSNYSPLSIQLCLTPKFYKIINSHFPLLKYCIFKLEDEEKILIDKSNERIKYTDLLIANLLTQRYDYVYIFKKQFEYVLLKKSNSEQIENDICYEICKHFSIL; from the coding sequence atgaaagAAGACTATTTTGCAGAGGATCCCAAATTTttcaataaaaaattaagacCGAAAAATTTggatgaaatattaaaatttttaaaagaaaagttcatattaaatgatgaagataaaataatattgattaCATCAGGTGGTACTAAAGTACCACTAGAAAAGATCGAGATAAGAAATATTGATAATTTTTCTACTGGTAAAAGAGGAACATTAATATgtgaatattttttgaaaataaataagaaagtaatatttttacatagaAAAGGTTCATATATACCTTTTGAATATCATTTAAAAGATTTAGCAAAAATGGAAAATTTAAAagttgaagaaaataatattagatttaatttaacaaaagaaaatgaaagaaatatattaatagataatttacaaaattataaaatgtattataataaccTTTTTCTAATATCTTATGATACTATATTTGAATAtggtttttatttaatagaaattagtaatttattaaatgaacttatgataaacaaatatcaaaatacttttttattaaaaaatatatatcataaattaaaacaagaacataatataaataatttattattatatgaaattttttattcaacaaataatatattaaatgatatgCTTCTATTTTTTATGTCTATACAAAATAAGAAATGTTCAGAAATTAGTAAACATCAAAATACATCttacaaattatattataaattattgttattCTTAAACTTGCGTTTTGATGTATATTCAAATAatcaattttttataaacatacaacttttttttaaatatattttttccttattaaGTAATATCATACAAATGAaagagaaatataatatacaacaggaggaaatacaaaatataatactttatatacaaatgcttataaaaaattttaactCGAACGTacttcaaaataatataaatgaacaagaagtaatacataataacatcaacattaataatataaaagaagaacaaATTATACCAAATAATATCAAGAATATCcataataatgacaatattAATCattgtgatgataataaaataaataacccagataatcatttattaaatacagacacatatattttacataataaCAATCCTTCATgtaatgattataatttaaataatctttcatttaatataaataaatatattaatgaagaaaaaggcaaaaataaaaaaacaaatcaaCATATATCAGaacaatttttatttcctaCACATTTAGTTATAATGTGTGCTGCAGCTAGCGATTTTTATATTCCATATGATGAAATgcatgaaaataaaattgatagTAATTATTCACCTCTTTCTATTCAATTATGTTTAACTcctaaattttataaaatcataAATTCACATTTCCCTCTTCtaaaatattgtatattcAAATTagaagatgaagaaaaaatactTATTGATAAATCAAATGAACGTATTAAATATACAGATTTGTTAATAGCTAATCTATTAACTCAAAGATATGATTAtgtctatatttttaaaaagcaATTTGAATATGTcctattaaaaaaatcaaattcTGAACAAATCGAAAATGATATATGTTATGAAATATGTAAGCACTTTTCAATTTTGTGA